GGAATCAGGCGGCGGTGCTCTCGACCAGCATCGGGGCGTGCTCGTCGGCGAGGGCGCGGACCAGCACGTCCTGCACCTCGGCGGCGGGCGGCAGCTGCCAGCCGCACACCTCCGGCTTCACGCGCCAGTGCACGACACCGTGCTGGAACGGCGACGGGGGCAGCGGGATGTAGCTGTCCTTGCCGTGCCACTGCACGGAAATCTGCTCGGCGAGTTCGGCGGGAAGGTGCTCGGAGGGCGAGGTGAGGAACAGCCACCGGCCGTTCGGCATCGCGACGATCGGGGCCGGGTGCCCGATGGAACGCAGCAGCCGCGCGGCGCGCTTGCCCAGTTCCTGGTCCACCTCGACCGCGTCGAGCACGGTGCCGGTCGCGACGAGCAGGCTGTGCGTGCGGTCGCTGAACCAGCTGGCGACCTCGTGGGCGTGCGAACCGACCAGCTCACGCCAGTCGTCGCGCACCGGCACCGGCCGGCGCCAGGTCAGGTCGTCCCCCTCCGCGGTGATCGGCTCCGGGGTCGCCCCCGGAAGCACCGGCCAGCCGCGCCAAGCGAGGCCGATCGCCTCCGCACGCAGTTCGATGCGGAAGGCGTTCCGCCAGCTGTCCGGCCAATTCGCGTCCAACATTGCTTTCCTGCCTTCGAGGTCCGGTGTTCGCGCCGTCCGGGTCGGGGCCGTGGTGGCGCATGTCTCACTAAACGGCAAGTTGCACATTGCCGGGAAGACTCCGCGCGACAACCGGCCGTTACCGAGCGATGAACGCCCAGTAGCCCACTGTCCGGCCGATAACGAGGTGCCGATCACCGGCCGCTGACCCCGCCGTCCGGCCCGCGAGAACGGGCCGACCACGGGATTCGACACTTTCCCGCCCTATCGCACGGGTACTGAGGCATACCCTTGGACCGGTCGTTGACCTGGGGATTCGACCGTTCAGCGTGCGCCAGCGACCGCTGCTCGTGTCCTTCGCCACTCATCGCCGGTACCGGAAAGGTCCGGACGAGCCGGGGGTTCCGGCGACTGGTCACCTGTCCGGCTCGTCGCCGATGAGCGGTTCCGACGGGGGTCCGGAATGCCGCTTGCGGCGACGTGCGGAGACGGGGCGGGAGGGATGGGTGGGGGCGGTTGGCAGGTTGCAACTCCCTTCGATCGGGGCGGGCATTGGGGCAGATCCGACCGAGGGGCGTCCTCGGCACCGACGGGCCGGGTGGGGCAAATCCGGCCAGTTGGAGCGGTCACGTACCCAAGCGGCCAGGGACCGGCCGCGGAGGAACGCCACTGTGACGGACGCAAGCATCCGCGGAGGAGCCAGCGGGCAGCCGCGGAGCACGGCCGACCGGGTCGCATCGCTGCCGAGCACAGACACCAGTACCGCAGCGAGCCAGAGGCCAGTCGCTGACCAACGGCGGCCCGACCAGGCCGGGCGTCACCGCCGCCGAACACAGCCACCTGGCGGCACCGAGGGCCGCGTGCGGGAACCAGCGACAGCCGCAGAGCGCGACTTCCCCACTGGCCCGCGCATCGCCGCCGAGCGCAGACCTCGGGGCCAGTACCCGTGGGCTGCACCCGGCTGCCGGTCCCCGGCACCGCTGCCCGACCGGTCGGCCAGCTGCC
The nucleotide sequence above comes from Amycolatopsis sp. AA4. Encoded proteins:
- a CDS encoding bifunctional DNA primase/polymerase, which produces MLDANWPDSWRNAFRIELRAEAIGLAWRGWPVLPGATPEPITAEGDDLTWRRPVPVRDDWRELVGSHAHEVASWFSDRTHSLLVATGTVLDAVEVDQELGKRAARLLRSIGHPAPIVAMPNGRWLFLTSPSEHLPAELAEQISVQWHGKDSYIPLPPSPFQHGVVHWRVKPEVCGWQLPPAAEVQDVLVRALADEHAPMLVESTAA